In Janibacter cremeus, a genomic segment contains:
- a CDS encoding class I SAM-dependent RNA methyltransferase: MSNVGADELTTGDVVDVEVGPIAHGGHCVARYEGRVLFVRHTVPGERVRARITEGGPGDRFLRADAVEIVEASPHRVSSRCPVSGPGGCGGCDFQHVSTAHQRELKGQVVAEQLHRLAGIEREVAVEALDDADGLGYRTRVEFAVDSPTIGLRRHRSHEIEPVPGCPIAVPEIDTALADARAEVVDAPHALDGIAALDVVVPSGEDDTVVVEVPVGTATPPIPITEVVPVPTGPMAMGVDARGFWQVHRDAPRVFVEAVLAAARVEPGERVLDLYCGVGLFSVPLAAATGESGQLIAIESDVRATEHLRDNLADRPWALVVPGRVDDLLGVPRKGPKGSRSRGRRRAPARSDLLPPSADVVVLDPPRTGAGKGVVAALSSLRPRRMVYVACDPAALARDTAYLADLGYTLTSLRALDAFPMTHHVECIAVFEPAREEPLRP; this comes from the coding sequence ATGAGCAACGTGGGAGCCGACGAGTTGACGACCGGTGACGTGGTGGACGTCGAGGTCGGTCCGATCGCCCACGGCGGCCACTGCGTCGCCCGGTACGAGGGGCGGGTGCTCTTCGTGCGACACACCGTCCCCGGTGAGCGGGTGCGGGCGCGGATCACCGAAGGGGGCCCGGGTGACCGGTTCCTGCGGGCGGACGCCGTCGAGATCGTCGAGGCGTCGCCGCACCGGGTGTCGTCACGCTGCCCCGTGTCCGGCCCCGGCGGGTGCGGCGGGTGCGACTTCCAGCACGTGTCGACCGCCCACCAGCGGGAGCTGAAGGGGCAGGTGGTCGCCGAGCAGCTCCACCGCCTGGCCGGCATCGAGCGCGAGGTGGCCGTCGAAGCCCTCGACGACGCCGACGGACTCGGGTACCGCACCCGGGTGGAGTTCGCCGTGGACAGCCCGACGATCGGCCTGCGTCGGCACCGCAGCCACGAGATCGAGCCCGTGCCGGGCTGCCCGATCGCCGTGCCCGAGATCGACACCGCGCTCGCCGACGCCCGTGCCGAGGTCGTGGACGCACCGCACGCCCTGGACGGGATCGCCGCCCTCGACGTCGTCGTGCCCTCCGGCGAGGACGACACGGTGGTCGTCGAGGTGCCCGTGGGGACGGCGACACCCCCCATCCCGATCACCGAGGTCGTGCCGGTCCCGACCGGACCGATGGCCATGGGCGTGGACGCCCGTGGATTCTGGCAGGTCCACCGTGACGCCCCGCGGGTCTTCGTCGAGGCGGTGCTCGCCGCGGCCCGCGTCGAGCCGGGGGAGCGGGTGCTCGACCTGTACTGCGGCGTGGGGCTGTTCTCGGTGCCACTTGCGGCGGCGACGGGCGAGTCCGGCCAGCTCATCGCGATCGAGTCGGACGTCCGGGCCACCGAGCACCTGCGCGACAACCTGGCAGATCGGCCGTGGGCGCTCGTGGTGCCGGGGCGGGTCGATGATCTCCTCGGGGTGCCCCGCAAGGGGCCGAAGGGGAGCCGGAGCCGTGGTCGTCGGCGTGCTCCGGCCCGCTCCGACCTCCTCCCGCCCAGCGCGGACGTCGTTGTCCTCGACCCGCCGCGCACCGGTGCGGGCAAGGGGGTCGTGGCGGCACTGTCCTCCCTTCGCCCCCGGCGCATGGTCTACGTCGCCTGCGACCCGGCGGCGTTGGCGCGGGACACGGCCTACCTGGCGGACCTCGGCTACACGCTGACGAGTCTGCGCGCCCTCGACGCCTTCCCGATGACCCACCACGTGGAGTGCATCGCGGTCTTCGAGCCGGCCCGGGAGGAGCCACTGCGCCCGTGA